A DNA window from Entelurus aequoreus isolate RoL-2023_Sb linkage group LG24, RoL_Eaeq_v1.1, whole genome shotgun sequence contains the following coding sequences:
- the LOC133641981 gene encoding F-box/LRR-repeat protein 14-like isoform X2, with amino-acid sequence MEGSDEEDSPEAPNLPLEILVYVLGFLPTSDRKEASLVCRSWYFASQDSCFQKNVMFCFPASAASLELVRGLGRRSRCSLIISQLDGFSLSRSLLMEVGLCLGSRLDSLALPGSSVSEASLLALLPRLTSLRRLDLRGLDSLFMSGAFLSREEHRQQVRSALSGLEELDLSDLRYLSDLTFNRLTGCTPRLRRLSLAGCHIAFEFDPYRGCPVGTVEVSSALLSLRNVRKLLMEQNTTIVALDLSRTSITPESLRTIAKVEGLALEELCLQSCKELTDYSVELLLKHQPSLQRLDISGCTELTSRSVVAIARGLSSLTHLSLSRAWRITETGLADLLSVSSLKSVDLSECLHIGGTEMVKGLSRCDAERAQLEKLHLRSCAYVRDEAVLALTQLVGSTLRQLDLTSCVNVTDLSVRAIASYLQGLVVLRLGGCKEVTDWGLLGIVENTTCELDEEKEDHGPRFTRTFGNMGFFKPPRLPFEDRPKLVTQDHLERFKQEAGASLLALSRLRELNLSACCKLTDSSIAQVVRYPDLQHLSLSMLPEVTDASLWAVARHCRSLTSLDVSHCAHLSDLGVAQALPHLHRLQHLYLAACDITDKSLFLLTQHCKRLKTLDVSKCSRVSVTMVDRLHSQMPFLENVQYRLHNGTEFTL; translated from the exons ATGGAAGGCAGCGATGAGGAGGACTCGCCGGAAGCACCGAATTTACCCCTGGAG ATCCTAGTGTACGTGCTGGGCTTTCTACCGACTTCAGACAGGAAGGAAGCCTCACTCGTCTGCCGCAGCTGGTACTTTGCCAGCCAAGACTCCTGCTTTCAG AAAAATGTCATGTTTTGCTTTCCGGCTTCAGCCGCATCCCTGGAACTGGTCAGGGGTCTGGGGCGAAGATCTCGCTGCAGCCTGATCATCAGCCAGCTGGATGGATTCAGCTTGTCCAGATCTCTGTTGATGGAG GTGGGTTTATGTCTCGGCTCCAGGTTGGACAGTTTAGCACTGCCTGGCAGCAGTGTGTCTGAGGCCTCTCTGCTGGCCCTCCTCCCTCGCCTCACCTCCCTCCGCAGGCTCGACCTAAGAGGGCTGGACAGTCTCTTTATGTCAGGAGCTTTCCTCTCCAGGGAGGAGCACAGACAGCAG GTCAGATCGGCCTTATCCGGGCTAGAAGAACTGGATCTCTCCGACCTGCGCTACCTCTCTGACCTCACCTTCAACCGCCTCACAGGATGCACGCCACGGCTCCGCCGCCTCTCCTTGGCTGGCTGTCATATTGCTTTTGAGTTTGACCCATACCGCGGATGCCCGGTGGGGACTGTGGAGGTTTCCTCAGCACTGCTCTCGCTGAGGAATGTGCGGAAGTTGCTGATGGAGCAGAACACCACCATTGTCGCCCTGGACCTCAGCAGGACCTCCATCACCCCTGAGTCACTTCGCACGATTGCCAAG GTTGAAGGTCTGGCCTTAGAGGAGCTGTGTCTGCAAAGCTGCAAGGAGCTGACAGACTATTCAGTGGAGCTGCTGCTGAAGCACCAACCCAGCCTCCAGAGATTGGACATCAGCGGCTGCACTGAGCTGACCAGCAGGAGCGTAGTCGCCATCGCGCGAGGCCTGAGCTCGCTGACGCACTTATCTTTGTCACGTGCCTGGAGGATCACTGAAACAG GCCTGGCTGACCTGCTGTCGGTGTCATCCCTGAAGAGTGTGGATCTCTCCGAGTGTCTTCACATCGGGGGCACAGAGATGGTGAAGGGTTTGTCTCGCTGTGATGCTGAGCGAGCACAGCTGGAGAAGCTCCACCTCAGGAGCTGCGCTTACGTTCGG GACGAGGCTGTTTTGGCCCTCACGCAGCTTGTAGGCAGCACCTTACGTCAGCTGGACCTGACCTCGTGTGTCAATGTGACCGATCTGTCGGTGCGTGCCATCGCCTCCTACCTGCAGGGCCTGGTAGTGCTCCGCCTGGGTGGGTGCAAGGAGGTGACAGACTGGGGTCTGCTGGGCATAGTGGAGAACACGACATGTGAGCTGGATGAAGAGAAG GAAGACCACGGCCCCAGGTTCACGCGCACCTTTGGGAACATGGGTTTCTTCAAGCCCCCCCGCTTGCCTTTTGAGGATCGTCCCAAGCTGGTGACGCAGGACCACCTGGAGCGCTTCAAACAGGAGGCGGGAGCGTCACTTTTAGCTCTCTCCAGGCTGCGGGAGCTCAACTTGTCCGCCTGCTGCAAGCTGACCGACAGCAGCATCGCTCAG GTGGTGCGCTACCCAGACCTCCAACATCTGTCACTGTCCATGCTGCCTGAGGTCACAGACGCCAGTTTGTGGGCCGTCGCTCGTCACTGCCGCAGCCTGACCAGCCTGGACGTCAGCCACTGTGCACACCTAAGTGACCTGGGCGTGGCACAGGCGCTCCCACACCTGCACAGACTGCAGCACCTCTACCTCGCCGCTTGCGACATCACTGACAA GTCTTTGTTCCTGCTGACTCAGCACTGCAAGAGACTGAAAACTTTGGACGTGTCAAAGTGCAGCAGAGTCTCAGTGACCATGGTGGACCGTCTACACTCTCAGATGCCCTTTTTGGAAAATGTCCAATACAGACTACATAACGGTACTGAATTCACACTCTGA
- the LOC133641981 gene encoding F-box/LRR-repeat protein 14-like isoform X1, whose protein sequence is MEGSDEEDSPEAPNLPLEILVYVLGFLPTSDRKEASLVCRSWYFASQDSCFQKNVMFCFPASAASLELVRGLGRRSRCSLIISQLDGFSLSRSLLMEVGLCLGSRLDSLALPGSSVSEASLLALLPRLTSLRRLDLRGLDSLFMSGAFLSREEHRQQVRSALSGLEELDLSDLRYLSDLTFNRLTGCTPRLRRLSLAGCHIAFEFDPYRGCPVGTVEVSSALLSLRNVRKLLMEQNTTIVALDLSRTSITPESLRTIAKVEGLALEELCLQSCKELTDYSVELLLKHQPSLQRLDISGCTELTSRSVVAIARGLSSLTHLSLSRAWRITETGLADLLSVSSLKSVDLSECLHIGGTEMVKGLSRCDAERAQLEKLHLRSCAYVRDEAVLALTQLVGSTLRQLDLTSCVNVTDLSVRAIASYLQGLVVLRLGGCKEVTDWGLLGIVENTTCELDEEKEDHGPRFTRTFGNMGFFKPPRLPFEDRPKLVTQDHLERFKQEAGASLLALSRLRELNLSACCKLTDSSIAQVVRYPDLQHLSLSMLPEVTDASLWAVARHCRSLTSLDVSHCAHLSDLGVAQALPHLHRLQHLYLAACDITDKSLFLLTQHCKRLKTLDVSKCSRVSVTMVDRLHSQMPFLENVQYRLHNGCTISLKSTF, encoded by the exons ATGGAAGGCAGCGATGAGGAGGACTCGCCGGAAGCACCGAATTTACCCCTGGAG ATCCTAGTGTACGTGCTGGGCTTTCTACCGACTTCAGACAGGAAGGAAGCCTCACTCGTCTGCCGCAGCTGGTACTTTGCCAGCCAAGACTCCTGCTTTCAG AAAAATGTCATGTTTTGCTTTCCGGCTTCAGCCGCATCCCTGGAACTGGTCAGGGGTCTGGGGCGAAGATCTCGCTGCAGCCTGATCATCAGCCAGCTGGATGGATTCAGCTTGTCCAGATCTCTGTTGATGGAG GTGGGTTTATGTCTCGGCTCCAGGTTGGACAGTTTAGCACTGCCTGGCAGCAGTGTGTCTGAGGCCTCTCTGCTGGCCCTCCTCCCTCGCCTCACCTCCCTCCGCAGGCTCGACCTAAGAGGGCTGGACAGTCTCTTTATGTCAGGAGCTTTCCTCTCCAGGGAGGAGCACAGACAGCAG GTCAGATCGGCCTTATCCGGGCTAGAAGAACTGGATCTCTCCGACCTGCGCTACCTCTCTGACCTCACCTTCAACCGCCTCACAGGATGCACGCCACGGCTCCGCCGCCTCTCCTTGGCTGGCTGTCATATTGCTTTTGAGTTTGACCCATACCGCGGATGCCCGGTGGGGACTGTGGAGGTTTCCTCAGCACTGCTCTCGCTGAGGAATGTGCGGAAGTTGCTGATGGAGCAGAACACCACCATTGTCGCCCTGGACCTCAGCAGGACCTCCATCACCCCTGAGTCACTTCGCACGATTGCCAAG GTTGAAGGTCTGGCCTTAGAGGAGCTGTGTCTGCAAAGCTGCAAGGAGCTGACAGACTATTCAGTGGAGCTGCTGCTGAAGCACCAACCCAGCCTCCAGAGATTGGACATCAGCGGCTGCACTGAGCTGACCAGCAGGAGCGTAGTCGCCATCGCGCGAGGCCTGAGCTCGCTGACGCACTTATCTTTGTCACGTGCCTGGAGGATCACTGAAACAG GCCTGGCTGACCTGCTGTCGGTGTCATCCCTGAAGAGTGTGGATCTCTCCGAGTGTCTTCACATCGGGGGCACAGAGATGGTGAAGGGTTTGTCTCGCTGTGATGCTGAGCGAGCACAGCTGGAGAAGCTCCACCTCAGGAGCTGCGCTTACGTTCGG GACGAGGCTGTTTTGGCCCTCACGCAGCTTGTAGGCAGCACCTTACGTCAGCTGGACCTGACCTCGTGTGTCAATGTGACCGATCTGTCGGTGCGTGCCATCGCCTCCTACCTGCAGGGCCTGGTAGTGCTCCGCCTGGGTGGGTGCAAGGAGGTGACAGACTGGGGTCTGCTGGGCATAGTGGAGAACACGACATGTGAGCTGGATGAAGAGAAG GAAGACCACGGCCCCAGGTTCACGCGCACCTTTGGGAACATGGGTTTCTTCAAGCCCCCCCGCTTGCCTTTTGAGGATCGTCCCAAGCTGGTGACGCAGGACCACCTGGAGCGCTTCAAACAGGAGGCGGGAGCGTCACTTTTAGCTCTCTCCAGGCTGCGGGAGCTCAACTTGTCCGCCTGCTGCAAGCTGACCGACAGCAGCATCGCTCAG GTGGTGCGCTACCCAGACCTCCAACATCTGTCACTGTCCATGCTGCCTGAGGTCACAGACGCCAGTTTGTGGGCCGTCGCTCGTCACTGCCGCAGCCTGACCAGCCTGGACGTCAGCCACTGTGCACACCTAAGTGACCTGGGCGTGGCACAGGCGCTCCCACACCTGCACAGACTGCAGCACCTCTACCTCGCCGCTTGCGACATCACTGACAA GTCTTTGTTCCTGCTGACTCAGCACTGCAAGAGACTGAAAACTTTGGACGTGTCAAAGTGCAGCAGAGTCTCAGTGACCATGGTGGACCGTCTACACTCTCAGATGCCCTTTTTGGAAAATGTCCAATACAGACTACATAACG